From Hippoglossus stenolepis isolate QCI-W04-F060 chromosome 6, HSTE1.2, whole genome shotgun sequence, a single genomic window includes:
- the prpf6 gene encoding pre-mRNA-processing factor 6: MASSGPKQAPKMSKASQGGAGAAGANGATPATPLASPLMGKKKKPFLGMPAPLGYVPGLGRGATGFTTRSDIGPARDANDPVDDRHAPPGKRTVGDQMKKNEEDEEDLNDTNYDEFNGYAGSLFSSGPYEKDDEEADAIYAALDKRMDERRKERRELREKEEIEKYRMERPKIQQQFSDLKRKLAEVSEEEWLSIPEVGDARNKRQRNPRYEKLTPVPDSFFSKHLQTGEKNTSVDPLQGLAGLNTPYPGSMTPGLMTPGTGELDMRKIGQARNTLMDMRLSQVSDSVSGQTVVDPKGYLTDLNSMIPTHGGDISDIKKARLLLKSVRETNPHHPPAWIASARLEEVTGKLQVARNLIMKGTEMCPKSEDVWLEAARLQPGDTAKAVVAQAVRHMPQSVRIYIRAAELETDVRAKKRVLRKALENVSKSVRLWKTAVELEEPEDARIMLSRAVECCPTSVELWLALARLETYENARRVLNKARENIPTDRHIWITAAKLEEANGNTQMVEKIIDRAITSLHANGVEINREQWIQDAEECDKAGSVATCQAVIRAVIGIGIEEEDRKHTWMEDSDSCVSHGALECARAIYAHSLQVFPSKKSVWLRAAYFEKNHGTRESLEALLQRAVAHCPKAEVLWLMGAKSKWLAEDVPAARSILALAFQANPNSEEIWLAAVKLESENNEYERARRLLAKARSSAPTARVFMKSVKLEWVLGNIEAAQELCTEALKHYEDFPKLWMMRGQIEEQGENMDKAREAYNQGLKKCPHSTSLWLLLSHLEERVGQLTRARAILEKARLKNPQSPELWLDSVRLEFRAGLKNISNTLMAKALQECPNSGILWAEAVFLEARPQRKTKSVDALKKCEHDPHVLLAVAKLFWSERKITKAREWFLRTVKIDPDLGDAWGLFYKFELQHGTEEQQEEVRKRCENAEPRHGELWCAESKHVLNWQKKTGEILALVASKIKNTF; encoded by the exons ATGGCGAGTTCTGGTCCTAAACAGGCGCCCAAAATGTCCAAGGCATCGCAGGGAGGCGCCGGGGCCGCGGGGGCCAACGGTGCGACCCCGGCAACACCTCTCGCCTCTCCGCTCATggggaaaaagaagaagcctTTCCTGGGGATGCCCGCTCCGCTCGGCTACGTCCCCGGTCTCGGCAGAGG TGCAACTGGTTTCACCACCCGATCAGATATTGGTCCTGCTCGTGATGCCAATGATCCAGTGGATGATCGGCATGCACCCCCAGGGAAGAGGACGGTTGGggaccaaatgaaaaagaacgaggaggatgaagaagatcTCAATGATACCAACTATGATGAG tTCAATGGATATGCAGGTAGCTTGTTTTCCAGTGGACCCTATGAGAAAGACGACGAAGAAGCAGATGCTATATATGCTGCACTAGACAAGAGGATGGATGAAAGACGCAAAGAAAGAAG ggagctgagagaaaaggaagaaattgAGAAATATCGTATGGAGCGACCCAAGAtacagcagcagttttcagaTCTAAAG AGAAAGTTGGCAGAGGTGTCAGAAGAAGAGTGGCTCAGCATCCCTGAGGTTGGAGATGCAAGGAACAAGCGACAGAGGAATCCCCGCTATGAAAAGCTCACCCCTGTCCCTGACAGCTTCTTCTCCAAACACCTGCAGACCGGAGAAAAAAACACCAGTGTTGACCCTCTGCAAGGG CTGGCAGGTCTGAACACCCCTTACCCTGGAAGCATGACCCCTGGTCTGATGACGCCAGGGACAGGAGAGCTGGACATGAGGAAAATTGGTCAGGCCAGgaacacactcatggatatgAGGCTCAGTCAG GTTTCTGACTCAGTGAGTGGACAGACAGTGGTGGATCCTAAGGGTTACCTGACAGATCTCAACTCAATGATCCCCACACATGGAGGAGACATTAG TGACATCAAGAAGGCTCGTCTGCTGCTGAAATCAGTGAGGGAGACCAATCCCCATCACCCACCTGCCTGGATTGCCTCTGCCAGGCTGGAGGAGGTGACTGGCAAACTACAGGTGGCGAGGAACCTGATCATGAAAGGCACCGAGATGTGTCCTAAG AGTGAGGACGTGTGGCTGGAGGCAGCCCGGCTCCAGCCTGGGGACACGGCTAAAGCCGTGGTAGCCCAGGCCGTCCGTCACATGCCGCAGTCCGTCCGCATCTacatcagagctgcagagctggagaCAGATGTCAGGGCCAAGAAACGAGTCCTCAGGAAGG CCCTGGAGAACGTGTCCAAGTCAGTTCGACTGTGGAAGACGGCTGTTGAGCTGGAGGAGCCAGAGGATGCCAGGATCATGCTTAGCCGAGCTGTTGAGTGTTGCCCTACGAGTGTGGAG CTGTGGCTGGCACTGGCCCGGTTAGAGACGTACGAGAACGCCCGTCGTGTCCTGAACAAAGCTCGAGAGAACATTCCCACTGATCGCCACATCTGGATTACTGCTGCTAAATTGGAGGAGGCCAATGGCAACACTCAGATGGTGGAGAAGATCATCGACAGAGCCATCACCTCTCTACACGCCAACGGCGTAGAGATCAACAGAGAGCAGTGGATACAG GATGCAGAGGAGTGTGACAAAGCAGGCAGTGTGGCTACCTGCCAGGCTGTGATAAGGGCCGTCATCGGGATTGGTATTGAGGAGGAGGACCGTAAACACACTTGGATGGAGGATTCGGACAGT tgtgtgtcccATGGAGCGCTGGAGTGTGCCAGGGCCATCTACGCCCACTCTCTGCAGGTGTTCCCCAGTAAAAAAAGTGTCTGGCTCAGAGCCGCCTACTTTGAGAAGAACCACGGCACCAG AGAGTCTTTGGAGGCCCTGCTCCAGAGAGCTGTGGCTCACTGTCCCAAGGCCGAGGTCCTGTGGCTGATGGGTGCCAAGTCCAAGTGGCTGGCTGAGGATGTGCCTGCAGCCAGAAGTATCCTGGCTCTGGCCTTCCAG GCTAACCCTAACAGTGAAGAGATCTGGCTTGCTGCTGTCAAACTGGAGTCTGAGAATAATGAGTATGAAAGAGCCCGTCGACTGCTGGCCAAGGCCCGTAGCAGCGCCCCAACAGCCAGG GTATTTATGAAATCCGTGAAGTTGGAGTGGGTGCTGGGAAACATAGAAGCTGCCCAGGAGCTGTGCACTGAGGCCCTGAAACACTACGAGGACTTCCCAAAACTTTGGATGATGAGAGGCCAGATCGAGGAGCAGGGTGAAAACATGGACAAGGCCAGAGAGGCATACAACCAAGGG TTGAAAAAGTGTCCCCACTCGACATCCCTGTGGTTGTTGCTGTCTCATCTTGAAGAGCGAGTGGGACAGCTGACCAGAGCCAGAGCGATCCTGGAGAAGGCAAGACTCAAGAACCCCCAGAGCCCCGAGCTatg GCTGGACTCGGTTAGACTGGAGTTCAGGGCTGGACTGAAGAACATCTCCAACACACTCATGGCCAAAGCCCTGCAGGAGTGCCCCAATTCAG GTATCCTGTGGGCTGAGGCTGTGTTTCTGGAGGCCAGGCCCCAAAGGAAAACCAAGAGTGTGGACGCTTTGAAGAAGTGTGAACACGATCCCCACGTGTTGCTCGCTGTAGCCAA GCTGTTTTGGAGTGAACGTAAGATCACCAAAGCCAGAGAGTGGTTCCTCAGGACGGTGAAGATTGACCCCGACCTCGGAGATGCTTGGGGTCTCTTCTACAAGTTTGAGCTGCAACATGGGACAGAG GAACAACAGGAAGAGGTGCGGAAGCGCTGTGAGAACGCGGAGCCCCGCCACGGAGAGCTATGGTGTGCCGAGTCCAAACACGTCCTGAACTGGCAGAAGAAGACGGGAGAGATCTTAGCGCTGGTGGCCAGCAAGATCAAGAATACATTCTGA